Below is a window of Arthrobacter sp. SLBN-112 DNA.
CGTCATCCTTTGTATCCTCGAACCTTTCAGTTAACAAGTCCCAGAGGGCCTCCCGGCTCTCGGCCAGCTGAGCGCGGATTCTTTCTTTCTCCGGGCCTATGGCCAGAGCCGCATTGGTCTCCAAGCAGCCTGCGGGAGTCTCCTGTTCGGCATGGAGATTCACCATGCCGTGCAGCAGCCTGGTAGCGATCATCTTCGGGGTCCTTTGTCCCAGTGCCTCGATCCGGAACCTGAGGTACTCGCGATGGTAAACCTCCCGCACGCGCTCAAACAGCTCCTGTTTGGAGCCGAAAA
It encodes the following:
- a CDS encoding TetR/AcrR family transcriptional regulator → MSRPRTFEETAALRAALQTFWRYGYEGASMELLAEAMGMNKASIYRVFGSKQELFERVREVYHREYLRFRIEALGQRTPKMIATRLLHGMVNLHAEQETPAGCLETNAALAIGPEKERIRAQLAESREALWDLLTERFEDTKDDGGLPPSMSASDAAAIVSTLVQGLAVQAKSGRSKEELTELVNAVLRTWPD